Proteins from a genomic interval of Papaver somniferum cultivar HN1 chromosome 4, ASM357369v1, whole genome shotgun sequence:
- the LOC113272460 gene encoding putative F-box protein At4g21240: MQTRSKTRKAVAENPLVSDSLPDDTLVGIQTRSRKRKAVENTLANLPHHIIIDILLRLPAEYVFRCQRASKLLEILATTPFYIRTHRARHTTSIIALQSFSQSSDREFKFYFTDEQAQKVEEAKLKLDFFYTQKNDPVMLYDSYDGFLLFNNRKFTERSIFVIWNPTTDEQVTITMEGTYFMACGFYFNPHNKEYEVLLLHRDFKGGNAGKYAFHILSFGSKLQRKIILRRNIGRHMYVPRTERPPVIINGILYWMADKIYSDVVPNCSNLIMAFEIGTNKFSTMQHGGASCDDPAGGIYGYKKHNGMHLIEMEGQLGLYLLLDYDAKLLIWVLNPTTNSWVITHTVVLPNHSMPKYFSCEPNSLNVEVVKMKDGKLLIRQMDRLLLCDLDLNTHGMVDKKGFEGDNFQPVIHTHSLVSLNADKFIQLHSGRDHIFVD, encoded by the coding sequence ATGCAGACAAGGTCTAAAACTCGTAAAGCAGTAGCTGAAAACCCTCTTGTTAGTGACTCTCTTCCGGATGATACATTAGTAGGCATTCAGACAAGGTCCAGAAAACGTAAAGCAGTTGAAAACACTCTCGCTAACCTACCTCATCATATCATCATAGACATACTTCTTAGACTCCCAGCAGAATATGTTTTCCGGTGCCAACGTGCGTCTAAACTCCTTGAAATCTTAGCCACAACTCCTTTCTACATTCGCACACACCGTGCTCGTCACACTACTTCTATCATAGCTCTGCAATCATTTTCTCAATCTAGTGACCGGGAGTTTAAGTTTTATTTTACTGATGAGCAGGCTCAAAAagttgaggaagcaaaactgaaaCTTGATTTCTTCTACACGCAGAAAAATGATCCGGTCATGCTTTATGATTCTTATGACGGGTTTCTTTTATTTAATAACAGAAAATTCACCGAGAGATCCATTTTTGTCATATGGAATCCTACAACAGATGAACAAGTAACTATTACGATGGAAGGCACTTACTTCATGGCATGTGGATTTTATTTCAATCCTCACAACAAGGAATACGAGGTGCTTCTTCTACATCGGGATTTTAAAGGTGGAAACGCCGGAAAGTATGCCTTCCACATACTAAGTTTTGGATCTAAATTACAGAGAAAGATTATTTTACGGAGAAATATTGGCAGACACATGTATGTTCCAAGGACTGAAAGACCCCCCGTGATCATAAACGGGATATTGTATTGGATGGCCGACAAGATATACAGTGACGTTGTGCCTAACTGTTCAAATCTGATTATGGCATTCGAAATAGGAACAAATAAGTTTAGCACGATGCAACATGGTGGAGCTTCTTGTGATGATCCTGCTGGCGGTATCTATGGTTATAAGAAGCATAATGGTATGCACTTAATAGAGATGGAAGGGCAATTGGGTTTATATCTTCTTTTGGACTATGATGCTAAACTTTTGATATGGGTTCTAAACCCCACAACAAATAGCTGGGTTATAACACACACTGTGGTCCTTCCCAATCACTCTATGCCGAAATATTTCTCATGTGAGCCAAATAGCTTGAATGTGGAAGTTGTGAAGATGAAGGATGGCAAATTACTAATTAGACAGATGGACAGACTGTTGCTTTGCGATTTGGATTTGAATACTCACGGGATGGTTGACAAGAAAGGATTTGAGGGTGATAATTTTCAACCAGTGATTCATACTCATAGTCTAGTTTCTTTGAATGCTGATAAATTTATACAGTTACACTCAGGAAGAGATCACATTTTTGTTGATTGA